A region from the Rufibacter sp. DG15C genome encodes:
- a CDS encoding WD40 repeat domain-containing protein, translating into MASPFQVQKIATLTGHRDCVYTVERGGQTNQFFSSGADGMVAQWDLTQPNTAQLVAKVSSSVYALKYLPEQNWLLIGHNQNSLEVLDLAQKAIHKTIPLPQAAIFDIQVHATQPLAYIGLGNGALLLVDLEKLAVIKSVQLSEKSVRSVAVHPAGQEIAVGLSDHRILILDAQTLVVKQALESHTGSVFTVAYTPNGEYLISGSRDAHLKVWKATQNYQEHASIIAHLFTINHITFHPNGRLFATCSMDKSVKIWDAQTFKLLKVIDKARHAGHGTSVNKLFWSGHWNQLVSCSDDRSISVWALTLKEI; encoded by the coding sequence ATGGCTAGTCCGTTTCAGGTTCAGAAGATTGCCACCCTCACCGGGCACCGTGACTGCGTGTATACCGTGGAGCGCGGGGGGCAGACCAACCAGTTCTTCTCCTCGGGGGCGGACGGCATGGTCGCTCAATGGGACCTCACCCAACCCAACACCGCCCAGCTGGTTGCCAAGGTGAGCAGTTCGGTTTATGCGCTTAAGTATCTGCCTGAGCAGAACTGGCTCTTGATTGGGCACAACCAGAACAGCCTGGAAGTGCTGGATCTTGCCCAGAAAGCTATTCACAAAACCATTCCCTTGCCGCAGGCCGCCATCTTTGACATTCAGGTGCACGCTACGCAGCCGCTAGCTTATATAGGTTTAGGAAACGGGGCATTGCTGTTAGTGGACTTAGAGAAACTGGCAGTCATCAAGTCAGTGCAGTTGTCTGAGAAGAGCGTACGGTCTGTTGCGGTACACCCGGCAGGCCAGGAGATAGCTGTGGGTTTAAGTGATCATAGAATTTTAATCCTGGACGCGCAGACGCTAGTGGTCAAGCAGGCGTTAGAAAGTCATACGGGTTCTGTGTTTACGGTGGCTTATACGCCCAACGGGGAATACCTGATCAGTGGCAGCAGAGACGCACATTTGAAGGTCTGGAAAGCCACGCAAAACTACCAGGAGCATGCTAGCATCATTGCGCACCTGTTCACCATCAACCACATCACGTTCCATCCCAACGGGCGGTTGTTTGCCACCTGCAGCATGGACAAGTCGGTGAAGATTTGGGACGCTCAGACGTTTAAACTATTGAAAGTGATTGACAAAGCCCGCCACGCCGGCCACGGGACCTCGGTCAACAAATTGTTTTGGTCGGGTCACTGGAATCAGTTAGTTTCGTGTAGCGATGACCGCAGCATTTCGGTTTGGGCCTTAACATTGAAGGAAATATGA
- a CDS encoding DivIVA domain-containing protein: MKITPLEIRQKTFEKAFRGLDKDEVQAFLLTLSQQWEKLQDENKDLKMKLEVTNREVQKMREVESSLYKTLKTAEDTSNSMVEQASKAADLQVREAQLKADQLLEAARQKARSVVENAYSQADKTIAEMQSEVKNLEQDYLRLEDYLEGMVRDLQNMAADALDKVEKTKSKPKAAIGSILSRAAQAKAQRPNQDNDTFMNALATPTIETAAPSALPASAFTDQPMAQQIGGGGSRESIPATPGTFPTPHMPDPTPDVHPRTPEIVPPAPHVPSTPSPKPEIEEPRPDTVPAPKPSPVENPEPEREQPLPNKPEVQPPGTHKAEPAVAATAGGGSFFDDIA, translated from the coding sequence ATGAAGATTACACCGTTAGAAATAAGACAGAAGACGTTTGAAAAAGCGTTTAGAGGGTTGGACAAGGATGAGGTTCAGGCGTTTTTATTGACGCTTTCTCAACAGTGGGAAAAACTTCAGGATGAGAACAAGGACCTAAAGATGAAGCTGGAGGTGACCAACCGCGAAGTGCAGAAAATGCGCGAGGTGGAGTCATCGCTGTACAAAACCCTGAAGACCGCCGAGGACACCAGCAACAGCATGGTAGAGCAGGCCTCCAAGGCCGCCGACCTGCAAGTGCGTGAGGCTCAATTGAAAGCCGACCAACTGCTGGAGGCTGCCCGCCAGAAAGCCCGCTCAGTGGTGGAGAATGCTTATTCACAGGCAGACAAAACCATTGCTGAGATGCAGTCTGAGGTGAAGAACCTGGAGCAGGACTACCTACGCCTGGAGGATTACCTGGAAGGCATGGTGCGCGACCTGCAGAACATGGCCGCCGACGCCCTGGACAAAGTTGAGAAGACCAAATCTAAACCAAAAGCCGCTATTGGAAGTATCTTATCTAGAGCAGCGCAGGCAAAAGCGCAGCGCCCTAACCAAGATAATGATACGTTTATGAACGCCTTAGCAACTCCAACTATAGAGACAGCCGCGCCAAGTGCTCTTCCTGCCTCAGCTTTTACAGACCAACCTATGGCCCAGCAGATTGGCGGCGGCGGAAGCCGTGAGTCCATTCCAGCCACACCGGGCACGTTCCCAACACCGCACATGCCGGACCCAACGCCAGACGTGCACCCAAGAACCCCAGAGATTGTACCGCCAGCGCCGCATGTGCCGTCCACGCCATCGCCTAAACCAGAGATTGAAGAGCCCAGACCAGATACCGTACCTGCACCTAAGCCCTCTCCGGTAGAAAACCCAGAGCCAGAGCGTGAGCAGCCCTTGCCTAACAAGCCAGAGGTACAGCCTCCGGGAACGCATAAAGCAGAGCCTGCCGTAGCCGCAACAGCCGGTGGAGGTTCTTTCTTTGACGACATCGCCTAA
- the folB gene encoding dihydroneopterin aldolase — protein sequence MGQVALEGMEFFAFHGFSDEEQKIGNRYGVDISIETDLKAAAISDNLHDTVNYVTLYQLVQQEMATPARLLEHVGHRIMERVFQEFPFVELAKVSVSKFNPPLGGICYKSKVTLERKRN from the coding sequence ATGGGGCAAGTGGCACTGGAAGGCATGGAATTCTTTGCCTTCCATGGATTCTCTGACGAAGAGCAGAAGATAGGAAACCGGTACGGCGTAGACATCTCCATTGAGACTGACTTAAAAGCCGCGGCCATTTCTGACAACCTGCACGACACCGTGAACTATGTAACGCTGTACCAACTGGTGCAACAGGAGATGGCCACCCCGGCCCGTCTGCTGGAGCACGTGGGCCACCGCATCATGGAGCGCGTCTTCCAGGAGTTTCCGTTTGTAGAGCTTGCCAAAGTAAGCGTCTCCAAATTCAACCCACCCTTGGGTGGCATCTGCTACAAGTCTAAAGTGACCTTGGAAAGAAAAAGAAATTAA
- a CDS encoding penicillin-binding protein 1A produces the protein MPFFNTYFGSFSDWINTRWKRWRHRHAPKLTKQYWQSLTPQGWLRLIVKALLYVALLLFLFYLSVYFGLFGWLPTKRQLKEVQNNMPSEVYTADGVLMGRYFIQDRTNVKYDQIAEPVIQALIATEDARFYEHDGVDNRSLARVFLKTLLLQEESSGGGSTISQQLAKNLYPRKDVGFLSMPVNKMREMILAKRLEVVYNKQEILELYLNTVPMGGNVYGIESAARRFFNTSADSLKTEEAATLIGMLKATTTYNPRTNPDRSRQRRDVVLAQMTKYGYLTQDQKTVLQGKPLKLDYNLSSHNSGLATYFREHLREELTKWAALQEKPDGGNYNLYTDGLKIYTTLDSRAQRAAETALKRRMNALQLDFDKHWGKQAPWTGQPDILKNAKERSLHYKRLVAQGKSEREIDEIFNTPVPMRLFRYRGEETRTISPMDSIRHYMRYLNAGFLAMEPKTGYVRAWVGGINHTFFKYDHVRAKRQVGSTFKPFVYAAAMERGISPCSYFPNDRRVFPEYENWSPRNADNVYGGAYSMQGALAQSVNTVAVNAALQVGLPEVIKVAKNLGLQSEMPTTPSLALGTADASLYEMVAAYASFANGGYQVKPRYLLRIEDRNGRVLLDQTNQDGLGPKVLSSQTTSLMCPMLESVINEGTGRRLRSEYGLQMDIAGKTGTTQSHADGWFVAYTPDLVAGAWVGGQDQRIRFRDLELGGGSNTALPIWAGFFQRLTKEREFRSMAYSHFPALPSQYSMYLNCPPFQPPVPVEPVYEEEDNDIGDIFKKGGRKLKDIFKRKDKKKKNRGWQEDLEEELERRGNGRGNGRGRGN, from the coding sequence ATGCCCTTTTTCAATACCTACTTCGGGAGTTTCTCTGATTGGATTAATACGCGCTGGAAACGCTGGAGACACCGTCACGCCCCCAAACTCACCAAACAGTACTGGCAATCCTTGACGCCGCAGGGCTGGCTGCGCCTTATCGTCAAGGCTTTGCTGTACGTGGCTTTGCTTCTGTTTCTGTTTTACCTATCCGTGTACTTCGGGTTGTTTGGCTGGCTGCCCACCAAGCGCCAACTCAAGGAGGTGCAGAACAACATGCCCTCAGAAGTCTACACCGCTGATGGCGTGCTCATGGGGCGCTACTTCATCCAGGACCGCACCAACGTCAAGTATGACCAGATAGCCGAGCCTGTTATCCAAGCACTCATTGCCACCGAGGACGCCCGTTTCTACGAGCATGACGGCGTGGACAATCGAAGCCTAGCCCGCGTGTTTCTAAAAACCCTGCTGCTGCAAGAAGAAAGCTCCGGCGGCGGCAGCACCATCAGTCAGCAGCTGGCCAAAAACCTATATCCGCGTAAGGATGTGGGCTTCCTGTCCATGCCTGTGAACAAGATGCGCGAGATGATTCTGGCTAAGCGGCTAGAAGTAGTCTACAACAAGCAGGAGATTTTGGAGCTGTACCTGAATACCGTGCCCATGGGCGGCAACGTGTACGGCATTGAGTCGGCGGCGCGGCGCTTCTTTAATACGTCTGCGGATTCCTTGAAAACCGAGGAAGCGGCCACGCTCATTGGCATGCTCAAAGCCACCACTACCTATAACCCGCGCACCAACCCAGACCGGTCCCGGCAGCGGCGCGACGTGGTCTTGGCCCAGATGACCAAATACGGCTACTTGACGCAGGATCAGAAAACCGTGCTGCAGGGCAAACCGCTCAAACTGGACTACAACCTGTCCTCGCACAACAGCGGCCTGGCCACCTACTTCAGGGAGCACCTGCGCGAGGAACTGACCAAATGGGCGGCCTTGCAAGAGAAGCCAGACGGTGGCAACTACAACCTGTACACAGACGGCCTCAAGATTTACACCACCCTGGACAGCCGCGCCCAACGCGCCGCCGAGACCGCCTTGAAGCGCCGCATGAATGCCTTGCAACTGGACTTTGACAAGCACTGGGGCAAACAAGCTCCCTGGACCGGCCAACCCGACATTCTTAAGAACGCCAAGGAACGTTCCCTGCATTATAAGCGACTGGTAGCCCAGGGAAAATCTGAGCGTGAGATTGACGAGATCTTCAACACGCCCGTGCCCATGAGGCTCTTTAGATATCGTGGGGAAGAGACCCGTACCATCTCTCCCATGGATTCCATCAGGCACTACATGCGCTACCTAAACGCCGGATTTTTAGCCATGGAGCCAAAAACTGGCTATGTACGGGCCTGGGTGGGCGGCATCAACCACACCTTCTTCAAGTATGACCACGTGCGCGCCAAACGCCAAGTGGGCTCTACGTTCAAGCCGTTTGTGTATGCGGCAGCCATGGAACGCGGCATTTCGCCTTGCTCCTATTTCCCTAATGACCGCCGTGTATTCCCCGAGTATGAGAACTGGTCGCCGCGCAATGCAGACAATGTATACGGCGGGGCTTATTCCATGCAGGGCGCACTGGCGCAGTCGGTGAACACGGTGGCCGTGAACGCGGCCTTGCAAGTGGGCCTTCCGGAAGTGATAAAGGTGGCCAAAAACTTAGGTCTGCAAAGCGAAATGCCTACGACTCCTTCCCTGGCCTTGGGCACTGCAGATGCCAGTTTGTATGAAATGGTGGCGGCATACGCCTCCTTCGCCAACGGCGGTTACCAAGTCAAACCAAGGTACCTGTTGCGCATTGAAGACCGGAACGGACGGGTGCTCCTGGACCAGACCAACCAGGATGGACTTGGCCCCAAAGTACTCTCTAGCCAAACCACCTCCTTGATGTGTCCTATGCTGGAAAGCGTCATCAATGAAGGAACCGGCCGGCGCTTACGCAGTGAGTATGGCTTGCAGATGGACATTGCGGGCAAAACCGGCACCACGCAATCTCACGCCGACGGCTGGTTTGTGGCCTACACACCAGACTTAGTGGCCGGCGCCTGGGTAGGTGGGCAGGATCAGCGCATCCGGTTTAGGGATTTGGAACTGGGTGGCGGCTCTAATACGGCTTTGCCTATCTGGGCAGGGTTCTTTCAGCGGCTCACCAAAGAAAGGGAGTTTAGGAGCATGGCCTACAGTCACTTTCCTGCGCTGCCCTCTCAATATAGCATGTACCTCAACTGCCCGCCCTTCCAGCCGCCAGTGCCTGTAGAACCGGTCTATGAAGAGGAAGACAATGACATTGGGGACATCTTCAAAAAAGGCGGCCGCAAGCTCAAAGATATCTTCAAACGCAAAGACAAAAAGAAGAAAAACCGTGGCTGGCAAGAAGACTTGGAAGAAGAATTAGAACGAAGAGGAAATGGCCGGGGGAATGGTCGCGGAAGAGGGAATTAA
- a CDS encoding quinone-dependent dihydroorotate dehydrogenase, with protein MYKQLIRPLLFKFDPEEVHSFTNSALKNAFHLPLAKSISKSLFQENDPRLERKVFGLTFPNPVGLAAGFDKDAKMIDEFSELGFGFIEIGTLTPKAQEGNPKPRLFRLPQDGAIINRMGFNNHGVDAAVERLRSRKSKVIIGGNIGKNKVTPNEQALQDYLYCFDALYDVVDYFVVNVSSPNTPDLRALQEKEPLLDLLANLQNRNQGKARPKPLLLKIAPDLNHAQLDDIVEISVQTNLAGIIATNTTISRAGLRTPAQEIEAIGMGGLSGRPLKDASTQVLKYLRQNLPEEIRLVGVGGIMTPEDAVEKLAAGADLVQLYTGFIYEGPRLIKHINRRILS; from the coding sequence GTGTATAAACAACTCATCCGCCCGCTGCTTTTTAAATTTGACCCAGAAGAGGTGCACTCGTTTACCAATTCTGCCCTTAAAAATGCGTTTCACCTGCCACTGGCCAAGTCTATCTCCAAGAGCCTTTTTCAGGAGAACGACCCCAGGCTGGAGCGAAAAGTCTTCGGGCTCACGTTCCCTAATCCGGTAGGCTTGGCCGCTGGCTTTGACAAGGACGCCAAGATGATTGACGAGTTCTCAGAGCTGGGCTTCGGGTTCATTGAGATTGGCACGCTTACGCCCAAGGCGCAGGAAGGGAATCCCAAACCGCGCCTGTTCAGATTGCCGCAGGATGGAGCTATCATCAACCGGATGGGCTTTAACAACCACGGCGTAGACGCGGCGGTGGAGCGGCTCAGAAGCAGAAAGAGCAAGGTCATCATTGGCGGGAACATTGGCAAGAACAAAGTCACGCCCAATGAGCAGGCCCTGCAGGACTACCTGTATTGCTTTGACGCCCTGTATGACGTGGTGGACTATTTTGTGGTGAACGTTAGTTCGCCCAACACCCCCGACCTGCGCGCCCTGCAGGAGAAAGAGCCTCTGCTAGACCTATTGGCCAACCTGCAGAATAGAAACCAGGGCAAAGCCCGCCCCAAGCCGCTCCTACTCAAGATTGCCCCAGACCTGAACCACGCGCAGCTGGATGACATTGTGGAGATTTCCGTGCAGACCAACCTGGCGGGTATCATTGCCACCAACACCACCATCAGCAGAGCCGGCCTGAGAACGCCGGCCCAAGAGATAGAAGCCATTGGGATGGGTGGCCTAAGCGGAAGGCCTTTGAAAGACGCCTCCACCCAGGTCCTAAAATACCTGCGCCAGAATCTGCCCGAGGAAATCAGGCTGGTAGGCGTGGGCGGCATCATGACGCCAGAGGACGCAGTAGAGAAACTGGCCGCCGGCGCTGACTTGGTGCAACTCTACACCGGTTTTATCTACGAGGGCCCTCGTCTCATCAAACATATCAACCGCCGAATATTGAGCTAA